Proteins encoded in a region of the bacterium genome:
- the hslU gene encoding ATP-dependent protease ATPase subunit HslU, whose translation MNIPVEDLTPKQIVTELERFIIGQDKAKRAVAIAMRNRYRRQRLPVEQRDEIIPKNILMIGPTGVGKTEIARRLAQLSRAPFIKVEATKFTEVGYVGRDVDAMVRDLLNIAVRMVEREKMDEVRPLAEERAVDRLVDILVKPKRARKEKVQPFEQQLRQTFGQMLGMPWSEGADGGSAETSEEEVPNASERRRLRRAKVREQILSGARDEEVVPIEVEESNIPFLQVFSPQGVEEMGMDAGNVFGGLPKQRTERRVTLGEARRILIEEESRKMIDTSQISRESIERVEQTGIIFLDELDKIAGRESGHGPDVSREGVQRDLLPIIEGSTVITKYGPVRTDYILFIAAGAFHASKPSDLIPELQGRLPIRVELESLTENDLMRILTEPQNALTKQYIQLLSTEDVELIITDDAIKHIAAVAADVNTRTENIGARRLYTILEKVLEDVLFEAPNLPDKKVVVDPEFVKRKLAGIADDVDMSRYIL comes from the coding sequence ATGAACATTCCAGTTGAAGACTTAACTCCTAAACAAATAGTAACCGAATTAGAACGATTTATTATTGGTCAAGATAAAGCTAAACGCGCAGTGGCGATTGCAATGCGGAACCGTTATCGCCGCCAAAGACTGCCTGTTGAGCAAAGGGATGAAATCATTCCCAAAAACATTTTAATGATCGGCCCTACAGGGGTCGGCAAGACAGAGATCGCTCGGCGATTGGCACAGTTGTCCCGCGCCCCCTTTATTAAAGTAGAAGCCACAAAATTCACTGAAGTCGGCTATGTTGGACGCGATGTCGATGCGATGGTGCGTGATCTCCTCAACATTGCGGTACGCATGGTTGAGCGTGAGAAGATGGATGAGGTTCGGCCTCTTGCCGAGGAACGGGCGGTTGATCGGCTAGTAGATATTCTCGTGAAGCCCAAAAGAGCTCGCAAGGAAAAAGTGCAGCCTTTCGAGCAGCAGCTAAGGCAGACGTTTGGGCAGATGTTAGGGATGCCCTGGAGTGAAGGCGCTGATGGTGGCTCGGCTGAAACTTCTGAAGAAGAGGTTCCGAATGCGTCCGAGCGTCGTCGTCTGCGCCGCGCCAAAGTAAGAGAACAGATTTTAAGCGGCGCTCGTGATGAAGAAGTTGTGCCGATCGAGGTCGAAGAATCGAACATTCCGTTTCTTCAAGTATTCTCTCCTCAAGGTGTTGAAGAGATGGGGATGGATGCTGGAAACGTATTTGGTGGCCTACCTAAACAGCGTACAGAAAGACGTGTAACCCTTGGAGAAGCTCGTCGAATTCTAATTGAAGAAGAATCGCGCAAAATGATCGACACCTCACAAATATCGAGGGAATCGATCGAGCGTGTTGAACAAACAGGGATCATTTTCCTTGATGAACTTGATAAGATTGCAGGACGTGAAAGCGGGCATGGCCCGGATGTTTCACGCGAGGGCGTTCAGCGTGACCTTTTGCCGATTATTGAAGGTTCGACCGTCATCACTAAATATGGTCCAGTGCGTACGGATTACATCTTATTTATTGCCGCTGGTGCGTTTCATGCTTCAAAACCATCCGATTTAATACCTGAGCTTCAGGGACGCCTTCCAATACGCGTTGAGCTTGAAAGCCTTACAGAAAACGACTTGATGCGCATTTTGACTGAACCTCAGAACGCACTTACTAAGCAGTATATTCAACTTCTTTCGACAGAAGATGTTGAACTCATTATTACGGATGATGCCATTAAGCATATCGCTGCCGTAGCGGCGGATGTGAATACTCGAACAGAGAACATCGGTGCGCGCCGTTTGTATACTATATTGGAAAAAGTGCTTGAGGATGTGCTCTTCGAAGCACCGAACTTGCCGGATAAGAAGGTCGTTGTTGACCCTGAGTTTGTTAAGCGAAAACTAGCAGGAATCGCGGATGATGTTGATATGAGCAGGTATATCCTGTAA
- the accD gene encoding acetyl-CoA carboxylase, carboxyltransferase subunit beta, translating to MRRGHQVENNKPVPGEGDWIHCGKCKRILFAREFERNMHVCPHCSHHHRLSARQRIEITLDPGTFKELDNDLQPFDLLDFPEYKEKIEKGKTVSGLDEALITGKGKIGGLDVLIGVFDFGFIGGSMGSVVGEKVTRLMERGTVNNTPVVIFCASGGARMHEGLTALMQMAKTTAAVEKLQRAGSLYIAVFTDPTMAGVLASFASLADVILSEPGAQVGFAGERVAKQAQVNKVPDNFRTAEFQYQRGQIDRIVPRREIRTTLMTLLDILAGG from the coding sequence GTGAGACGAGGCCATCAGGTAGAGAATAATAAACCTGTCCCTGGGGAAGGGGATTGGATCCATTGCGGGAAATGTAAGCGCATCCTTTTTGCGCGCGAATTTGAACGTAATATGCACGTGTGCCCGCATTGCAGCCATCATCATCGGCTGAGTGCAAGGCAGCGGATTGAGATTACTCTTGATCCAGGCACATTCAAAGAGCTTGATAATGATCTTCAGCCATTTGACCTTTTGGATTTTCCTGAATATAAGGAGAAAATTGAAAAGGGCAAAACCGTTTCAGGCCTAGATGAGGCGTTAATTACCGGCAAAGGCAAAATTGGCGGTCTGGATGTGCTGATAGGCGTGTTCGATTTTGGCTTTATCGGCGGAAGCATGGGGTCAGTTGTTGGTGAGAAGGTGACGCGTTTAATGGAACGCGGCACTGTGAATAATACACCTGTTGTTATCTTCTGCGCTTCTGGTGGAGCGCGAATGCATGAGGGTTTGACGGCGCTTATGCAGATGGCAAAGACGACAGCCGCTGTTGAAAAGTTGCAGCGTGCAGGTAGTCTTTATATTGCTGTTTTTACCGATCCCACTATGGCAGGCGTGTTGGCCAGCTTTGCTTCATTGGCAGATGTTATTCTTTCAGAACCGGGCGCTCAGGTGGGGTTTGCCGGAGAACGAGTTGCAAAACAAGCTCAGGTTAATAAGGTTCCTGATAATTTCCGAACTGCGGAGTTTCAATATCAGCGTGGACAAATTGACCGTATCGTACCCAGACGTGAAATACGCACTACTTTAATGACACTGCTCGATATTCTGGCGGGGGGTTGA
- a CDS encoding acetyl-CoA carboxylase carboxyltransferase subunit alpha: MAFDFNYFEKEIAALDERIDELKRRAAEDNNARAAREAERLEADRDRLLQEIVVRWGPWEKTLVARHPKRPYCLDYIRLIFDEFVELHGDRRFGDDKAIVSGVARCEDMRAVVLGQQKGRDLQERQLRNFGMSKPEGYRKAMRLMSMAEKFRLPIISLVDTPAADPGVESEERGISEAIAESMMVMFSLTVPVIVVIVGEGGSGGAIGIAAGNRICMLEHSVYSVIPPEGCAAILWRDPTKSAEAAESLKLTADSAKDLGIIDQIIPEPLGGAHRDYNFIASSVKRAILESYEQLRKMSPEEIRDHRYNRFRSLGRYLEASPAKS, encoded by the coding sequence ATGGCCTTTGATTTCAATTATTTCGAAAAAGAAATCGCCGCTCTTGATGAAAGAATTGACGAACTCAAGCGTCGAGCGGCTGAAGATAATAATGCGCGAGCGGCCAGAGAAGCTGAGCGCTTGGAAGCTGATAGGGATCGCCTGCTTCAAGAGATTGTCGTACGCTGGGGGCCCTGGGAAAAAACTTTAGTTGCCCGTCATCCAAAACGACCTTACTGCCTTGATTATATTCGTTTAATTTTCGATGAGTTTGTTGAACTGCATGGCGATCGGAGATTTGGGGACGATAAAGCCATCGTTTCAGGGGTCGCCCGTTGTGAGGATATGCGAGCAGTGGTTTTAGGCCAACAGAAAGGTCGAGACCTTCAAGAACGCCAGTTGCGCAACTTCGGCATGAGTAAACCTGAAGGCTATCGCAAAGCCATGCGCTTGATGAGCATGGCTGAAAAGTTTCGACTTCCTATTATCTCTCTTGTCGATACACCTGCCGCAGATCCGGGAGTGGAATCGGAAGAGCGCGGGATTAGCGAGGCGATCGCCGAGTCCATGATGGTCATGTTTAGCCTAACCGTGCCCGTTATTGTTGTGATTGTCGGCGAAGGAGGAAGCGGCGGGGCGATTGGAATTGCTGCGGGAAACCGTATCTGCATGCTGGAGCATTCAGTTTATTCGGTAATCCCTCCTGAAGGCTGCGCAGCAATCTTATGGCGTGATCCCACCAAGAGCGCCGAAGCAGCCGAATCACTCAAGTTGACCGCGGATAGCGCTAAGGATTTAGGAATTATCGATCAAATAATCCCCGAACCCCTCGGCGGCGCTCATCGTGATTACAATTTCATAGCAAGTTCGGTTAAAAGAGCCATCTTGGAAAGCTATGAACAATTACGTAAGATGTCCCCCGAAGAAATAAGAGACCATCGCTACAACCGTTTCCGCTCATTAGGCCGTTACTTGGAAGCAAGCCCCGCGAAAAGCTAA